In Endozoicomonas sp. GU-1, one DNA window encodes the following:
- a CDS encoding RAP domain-containing protein, whose protein sequence is MDRGGAGVSWQCTTSGNDYKQPDDRTDSAKNGRCWHGTVRQLDAPLAYVRESNGFYAASDACSTDHPPRHSIKPVHAFKALITPEKIDYMMKISTHYGDHYDGKKHCQFALSIKHYTSASKRPLNHSEQRQLIPLLHDFKATPGWTWRSLTTTFHSFTSAGVFTSHTYTEEWVKKTQAVLLSTLLDQVILNCSQTLEARDLDVHGINNLLWSVAKLVDNGLELEKTPKLKKAVAALLTHVKAKAKSPEEREHFIPQHIANLLWSVAKLVDNGLEPDKGLMLREVMAALLPHVEARAKSKEERDHFIPQHISILLWALAKLVDKGVEKTPKLKGTVAVLLPHVKTTAESKEEKEHFTAQGIANQLWALAKLVENGLELEKVPKLKEVVAVLLPHVKTKAESKQEKDHFIPQQIANQLWALAKLVENGLELESTPKLKEAVAALLPHVKTKAVSKAEKDHFNTQATANLMWALAKLVENGLEKTAKLKEALAALLHHVKAKAEAKEEKGHFNTQATANLLWALAKLVENGLELEKTAQLKEALAALLHHVKAKAEAKEEKGHFNTQATANLLWAVAKLVENGLELEKTAKLKEALAALLRHVKAKAESKEEKDHFNTQATANLLWAVAKLVDNGLEKTAKLKEAVAVLLHHVKAKAESKEEKDHFNSQATANLLWAVAKLVDNGLELEKTAQLKEVVAVLLPHVKVKAESKEEKDHFKPQEVASLLWAVAKLVDNGLELEKTPRLKEAVAWLLPYVKTYAESKKEKDHFSAKETANVLWALAKLVDNGLELEKTPKLKEAVVALLPHVTTKAESLEETDPFTPQHIANQLWAVAKLVDNGLELEKTAKLKEALAALLRHVKAKAESKEEKDQFKSQEVANMIWAVAKLGEAIELNVVKFTLASLVGKISENTPLSQQGRWMSLWGVMAFCARFYLTYGKNNKNSLEKHMGELFSCLGNTPTGNTEDPSIIAMVASWLGRACPVVPHYQTTTSQSQSIFCGQLRSSLPSLKIEEETSLNSLPPVDLLLPDYNMVIDVQGPSHYVGGDFKTRNGSTLLKIALYKKLGFEFIEIPVNKLDNQYSIQRVIEQIKTKLANSSEVHGPVSPDSREWDAGEAYFTADEGWQFSDDCYFTAEEYLEEQIINKPKKRKRKRKKASKTNAC, encoded by the coding sequence ATGGACAGAGGCGGTGCTGGTGTCAGTTGGCAATGCACAACATCAGGTAATGATTATAAACAACCGGATGATCGTACTGATTCTGCAAAAAATGGGCGATGCTGGCATGGTACAGTCAGACAGTTGGATGCGCCGCTCGCCTATGTCCGGGAGAGTAACGGATTTTATGCTGCTTCTGACGCTTGCTCTACTGACCATCCACCAAGACATTCAATAAAACCTGTGCATGCTTTCAAAGCTCTCATCACACCAGAAAAAATAGATTACATGATGAAGATATCTACTCATTATGGTGATCATTATGATGGTAAAAAACACTGTCAATTTGCCCTTTCAATCAAACACTACACTTCAGCGTCAAAACGACCTCTGAATCATAGTGAACAACGCCAACTGATACCCTTGTTGCACGATTTTAAAGCAACACCCGGGTGGACCTGGCGAAGTCTGACGACGACGTTTCATTCATTTACTTCAGCGGGGGTTTTTACTTCTCATACATACACGGAAGAGTGGGTTAAGAAAACTCAAGCTGTTTTACTGTCCACTTTACTTGATCAAGTAATACTTAATTGCAGCCAAACACTTGAAGCCAGAGATCTTGATGTACACGGTATCAATAACCTGCTGTGGTCGGTAGCGAAACTGGTGGACAACGGGCTGGAGCTGGAGAAAACACCGAAGCTCAAAAAGGCTGTTGCCGCACTGTTGACCCATGTTAAAGCCAAAGCCAAATCACCAGAAGAGAGAGAACACTTTATTCCTCAGCATATCGCCAACCTGCTGTGGTCTGTTGCGAAACTGGTGGACAACGGGCTGGAGCCGGATAAGGGACTGATGCTCAGAGAGGTTATGGCCGCACTGTTGCCCCATGTGGAGGCCAGAGCTAAATCAAAAGAAGAGAGAGACCACTTTATTCCTCAGCATATCAGCATCCTGCTGTGGGCCCTGGCGAAATTGGTGGACAAGGGGGTGGAGAAGACTCCAAAGCTCAAAGGGACCGTGGCCGTGCTGTTGCCTCATGTGAAAACCACAGCCGAATCAAAAGAAGAGAAAGAGCACTTTACCGCTCAAGGGATCGCCAACCAGCTGTGGGCCCTGGCGAAACTGGTGGAGAACGGACTGGAGCTGGAGAAGGTACCGAAGCTCAAAGAGGTTGTGGCTGTACTGTTGCCCCATGTGAAAACCAAGGCTGAATCAAAACAAGAGAAAGACCACTTTATTCCTCAGCAGATCGCCAACCAGCTGTGGGCCCTGGCGAAACTGGTGGAGAACGGGCTGGAGCTGGAGAGCACTCCGAAGCTCAAAGAGGCGGTGGCCGCGCTGTTGCCCCATGTGAAAACCAAAGCCGTATCAAAAGCAGAGAAAGACCACTTCAACACTCAAGCTACCGCCAACCTGATGTGGGCCCTGGCGAAACTGGTGGAGAACGGGCTGGAGAAGACAGCGAAGCTCAAAGAGGCCCTGGCTGCGCTGTTGCACCATGTGAAAGCCAAAGCCGAAGCAAAAGAAGAGAAAGGCCACTTCAACACTCAAGCTACCGCCAACCTGCTGTGGGCCTTGGCAAAACTGGTGGAGAACGGGCTGGAGCTGGAGAAGACAGCGCAGCTAAAAGAGGCCCTGGCTGCGCTGTTGCACCATGTGAAAGCCAAAGCCGAAGCAAAAGAAGAGAAAGGCCACTTCAACACTCAAGCTACCGCCAACCTGCTGTGGGCCGTGGCAAAACTGGTGGAGAACGGGCTGGAGCTGGAGAAGACAGCGAAGCTCAAAGAGGCCCTGGCCGCGCTGTTGCGCCATGTGAAAGCCAAAGCCGAATCAAAAGAAGAGAAAGACCACTTTAACACTCAAGCTACCGCCAACCTGCTGTGGGCCGTGGCAAAACTGGTGGACAACGGGCTGGAGAAGACAGCGAAGCTCAAAGAGGCCGTGGCCGTGCTGTTGCACCATGTGAAAGCCAAAGCCGAATCAAAAGAAGAGAAAGACCACTTTAACTCTCAAGCTACCGCCAACCTGCTGTGGGCCGTGGCAAAACTGGTGGACAACGGATTGGAGCTGGAGAAGACAGCGCAGCTCAAAGAGGTTGTGGCCGTGTTATTGCCCCATGTGAAAGTCAAAGCCGAATCAAAAGAAGAGAAAGACCACTTCAAGCCACAGGAAGTCGCCAGCCTGTTGTGGGCTGTGGCGAAACTGGTAGACAACGGGCTGGAACTGGAGAAGACACCCAGGCTTAAAGAGGCCGTGGCCTGGTTGTTGCCCTATGTGAAAACCTACGCCGAATCAAAAAAAGAGAAAGACCACTTCAGCGCAAAAGAGACCGCCAACGTGCTGTGGGCCTTGGCGAAACTGGTAGACAACGGACTGGAGCTGGAGAAGACACCGAAGCTGAAAGAGGCCGTGGTTGCGCTGTTGCCCCATGTGACAACCAAAGCCGAATCATTAGAAGAGACAGACCCCTTCACTCCTCAGCATATCGCCAACCAGCTGTGGGCCGTGGCAAAACTGGTGGACAACGGGCTGGAGCTGGAAAAGACAGCGAAGCTCAAAGAGGCCCTGGCTGCGCTGTTGCGCCATGTGAAAGCCAAAGCCGAATCAAAAGAAGAGAAAGACCAATTCAAGTCACAGGAAGTCGCCAACATGATATGGGCTGTGGCAAAACTGGGTGAGGCTATTGAGCTGAACGTGGTTAAATTCACGTTAGCTTCCCTTGTCGGCAAAATCAGCGAAAACACCCCGCTCTCTCAGCAAGGTAGATGGATGTCTCTGTGGGGAGTTATGGCATTCTGTGCCAGATTTTATCTGACCTACGGTAAAAATAATAAAAACTCACTTGAAAAGCACATGGGTGAACTATTTTCTTGCCTGGGAAATACACCCACCGGCAATACCGAGGATCCATCCATTATTGCCATGGTCGCCAGTTGGTTGGGGAGAGCCTGTCCGGTGGTTCCCCATTACCAGACAACCACTTCACAATCACAATCCATTTTTTGCGGTCAACTCCGATCAAGCCTTCCCTCTTTGAAGATTGAAGAAGAGACGAGTCTGAACTCATTGCCTCCGGTTGACCTGCTACTGCCAGATTACAACATGGTGATCGACGTTCAGGGGCCTTCCCATTACGTGGGTGGTGATTTCAAAACCAGGAATGGTTCGACTTTGTTGAAAATCGCCCTATATAAAAAATTAGGATTTGAGTTTATTGAAATACCGGTGAACAAGCTTGATAACCAGTATTCAATACAAAGAGTTATTGAGCAAATAAAGACAAAGTTAGCCAACTCGTCAGAGGTCCATGGTCCTGTGTCACCTGACAGCCGCGAGTGGGATGCAGGTGAGGCATACTTTACTGCCGATGAAGGATGGCAATTTTCCGATGACTGTTATTTTACCGCTGAAGAATATTTAGAAGAGCAAATAATAAATAAACCAAAAAAGAGAAAAAGGAAGAGAAAAAAAGCCAGTAAAACTAATGCCTGTTGA
- a CDS encoding DUF1601 domain-containing protein — protein MDSAGISWTCTTSGNDYNQPDDHTGASGSGRYRYGKVRRTNTSLPYIPERHEFYPAANACSAHHPPGHSIKPVQDFKALVTQATMDDLVRTSTQYGDRYNGKKHSQFACSIKQYTSRSKRPLNRSEQCQLIPLLHAFKVTPGWPWQSLTTTVHSFTSAGVFTPHKYLNERHKEAQAALLSTLLDAVIVKCQQKPEARDIDAQGTANLLWALAKMVGNGLGLEKTPKLKEAVAALLPLVKIKAESKEGKDHFIPQHIANQLWAVAKLVDNGLELEKTPKLKEVVAALLLHVKTKAKSKEEKDHFRSQGTANLLWALAKLVENGLDLEKTTQLKEAVAALLHHVKNKAESKEEKDHFKPQEVTNLLWAVAKLLDNGLKKTPTFREAVATLLANVKTKAESKAEKDHFIPQHITNLMWAVARLVDNGLALDKTPKLKEAVAALLPHVKTKAESKAEKDHFIPQHIANLLWAVAKLVDNGLEKTTQLKEAVAALLPHVKTKAESKAEKDHFIPQHIANLLWAVAKLVDNGLEKTVQLKEAVAALLPHVKTKAESKAEKDHFIPQHIANLLWAVAKLVENGLELEKTAKLKKALAALLRHVQAKAESKEGKGHFIPQNIANLLWAVAKLVDNGLEKTAKLKEAVAVLLHHVKAKAESKEEKDHFNTQATANLLWAVAKLVDNGLELEKTAQLKEVVAVLLPHVKVKAESKEEKDHFKPQEVASLLWAVAKLVDNGLELEKTPRLKEAVAWLLPYVKTYAESKEEKDRFSAKETANVLWAVAKLVDNGLELEKTPKLKEAVVALLPHVTTKAESLEETDHFTPQHIANQLWAVAKLVDNGLELEKTAKLKEALAALLRHVKAKAESKEEKNQFKPQEVANMMWAVAKLGEAIELNVVKSMLDSLVGKIGENHRLSQQSRWMSLWGVMAFCARFYLTYGKNNKNSLEKHIGELFSRLGNTPTGNTGDPSIIAMVTSWLGIACPVVPFYETIISQSQSTFCDQLRSSLPSLKIEEEKSLNSLPPVDLLLPNYNMVLDVQGPSHYVGGDFKTRNGSTLLKIALLKKLGFEVIEIPVNKLGNQKSRKRVIEQIKIKLADPPEAYDSVLHNSSEGSADEAYVTADEGGQFSDSCYFTAEEYLEEQTKKPKKEKKEEKKASKNYCLMTL, from the coding sequence ATGGACAGCGCTGGTATAAGTTGGACATGCACAACATCAGGTAATGATTATAATCAACCGGATGATCATACCGGTGCTTCAGGAAGTGGGCGATACAGGTATGGCAAAGTGAGGCGGACGAATACTTCACTTCCCTATATCCCGGAGCGTCATGAATTTTATCCTGCTGCTAACGCCTGTTCTGCTCACCATCCACCGGGACATTCAATAAAACCTGTTCAGGATTTTAAGGCTCTCGTCACACAAGCAACAATGGATGACCTGGTGAGGACATCCACTCAATATGGTGATCGCTATAATGGGAAAAAACACAGTCAATTTGCCTGTTCAATCAAACAATACACATCAAGGTCAAAAAGACCATTAAATCGTAGTGAACAATGCCAACTGATACCATTGTTGCACGCTTTTAAAGTGACACCCGGGTGGCCTTGGCAAAGCCTGACGACAACGGTTCATTCATTTACGTCAGCGGGTGTTTTTACCCCTCATAAATACCTGAATGAGAGACATAAGGAGGCTCAGGCAGCTTTATTGTCCACGTTACTTGATGCAGTAATCGTTAAGTGCCAGCAAAAACCTGAAGCCAGGGATATTGATGCCCAAGGTACCGCCAACTTGCTGTGGGCCCTGGCAAAAATGGTTGGTAACGGGCTGGGGCTGGAGAAAACACCGAAGCTCAAAGAGGCCGTGGCCGCGCTGTTGCCCCTGGTGAAAATCAAAGCCGAATCAAAAGAGGGGAAAGATCACTTTATTCCTCAGCATATCGCCAACCAGCTGTGGGCAGTGGCAAAATTGGTAGATAACGGGCTGGAGCTGGAGAAGACACCGAAGCTGAAAGAGGTCGTGGCCGCGCTGTTGCTCCATGTGAAAACGAAAGCCAAATCAAAAGAAGAGAAAGACCACTTCCGCTCTCAAGGTACCGCCAACCTGCTGTGGGCTCTGGCGAAACTGGTCGAAAACGGGCTGGATCTGGAGAAGACAACGCAGCTAAAAGAGGCCGTAGCCGCGCTGTTGCACCATGTGAAAAACAAAGCTGAATCAAAAGAAGAGAAGGACCACTTCAAGCCACAGGAAGTCACCAACCTGCTTTGGGCCGTGGCGAAACTGTTGGACAATGGTCTGAAGAAGACACCGACGTTCAGAGAGGCCGTGGCCACGCTGCTGGCCAATGTGAAAACCAAAGCCGAATCAAAAGCAGAGAAAGACCACTTTATTCCTCAGCATATCACCAACCTGATGTGGGCCGTGGCAAGATTAGTGGACAATGGGCTGGCGCTGGATAAAACACCCAAGCTCAAAGAGGCCGTGGCCGCGCTGCTACCCCATGTGAAAACCAAAGCCGAATCAAAAGCAGAGAAAGACCACTTTATTCCTCAGCATATTGCTAACCTGCTGTGGGCCGTGGCAAAACTGGTGGACAACGGGCTGGAGAAGACAACGCAGCTAAAAGAGGCCGTGGCCGCGCTGTTACCCCATGTGAAAACCAAAGCCGAATCAAAAGCAGAGAAAGACCACTTTATTCCTCAGCATATTGCTAACCTGCTGTGGGCCGTGGCAAAACTGGTGGACAACGGGCTGGAGAAGACAGTGCAGCTAAAAGAGGCCGTGGCCGCGCTGCTACCCCATGTGAAAACCAAAGCCGAATCAAAAGCAGAGAAAGACCACTTTATTCCTCAGCATATTGCTAACCTGCTGTGGGCCGTGGCAAAACTGGTGGAGAATGGGCTGGAGCTGGAGAAGACAGCGAAGCTCAAAAAGGCCCTGGCCGCGCTGTTGCGCCATGTGCAAGCCAAAGCCGAATCAAAAGAAGGGAAAGGCCACTTTATTCCTCAGAATATCGCTAACCTGCTGTGGGCCGTGGCAAAACTGGTGGACAACGGGCTGGAGAAGACAGCGAAGCTCAAAGAGGCCGTGGCCGTGCTGTTGCACCATGTGAAAGCCAAAGCCGAATCAAAAGAAGAGAAAGACCACTTTAACACTCAAGCTACCGCCAACCTGCTGTGGGCCGTGGCAAAACTGGTGGACAACGGATTGGAGCTGGAGAAGACAGCGCAGCTCAAAGAGGTTGTGGCCGTGTTGTTGCCCCATGTGAAAGTCAAAGCCGAATCAAAAGAAGAGAAAGACCACTTCAAGCCACAGGAAGTCGCCAGCCTGTTGTGGGCTGTGGCGAAACTGGTAGACAACGGGCTGGAACTGGAGAAGACACCCAGGCTTAAAGAGGCCGTGGCCTGGTTGTTGCCCTATGTGAAAACCTACGCCGAATCAAAAGAAGAGAAAGACCGCTTCAGCGCAAAAGAGACCGCCAACGTGCTGTGGGCCGTGGCGAAACTGGTAGACAACGGACTGGAGCTAGAGAAGACACCGAAGCTGAAAGAGGCCGTGGTTGCGCTGTTGCCCCATGTGACAACCAAAGCCGAATCATTAGAAGAGACAGACCACTTCACTCCTCAGCATATCGCCAACCAGCTGTGGGCCGTGGCAAAACTGGTGGACAACGGGCTGGAGCTGGAGAAGACAGCGAAGCTCAAAGAGGCCCTGGCCGCGCTGTTGCGCCATGTGAAAGCCAAAGCCGAATCAAAAGAAGAGAAAAACCAATTCAAGCCACAGGAAGTCGCCAACATGATGTGGGCCGTGGCAAAACTGGGTGAGGCTATTGAGCTTAACGTGGTTAAATCAATGTTAGATTCCCTTGTTGGCAAAATCGGCGAAAACCACCGGCTCTCTCAGCAAAGTAGATGGATGTCTTTGTGGGGAGTCATGGCATTCTGTGCCAGATTTTATCTGACCTACGGTAAAAATAATAAAAACTCGCTTGAAAAGCATATAGGTGAACTCTTTTCTCGCCTGGGAAATACACCCACCGGCAATACCGGGGATCCATCCATTATTGCCATGGTCACAAGTTGGCTGGGGATAGCGTGTCCGGTGGTTCCCTTTTACGAGACAATCATTTCACAATCCCAATCCACCTTTTGCGATCAACTGCGATCAAGCCTTCCGTCTTTGAAGATTGAAGAAGAAAAGAGTCTGAACTCATTACCTCCGGTTGACCTGCTACTGCCAAATTACAACATGGTGCTCGACGTTCAGGGACCCTCCCATTACGTGGGTGGTGATTTCAAAACCAGGAATGGTTCGACTTTGTTGAAAATCGCTCTGCTGAAAAAATTAGGATTTGAGGTCATTGAAATCCCGGTGAACAAGCTTGGGAACCAGAAGTCAAGGAAAAGAGTTATTGAGCAGATAAAGATAAAATTAGCCGACCCGCCGGAGGCTTATGACTCTGTGTTACATAACAGCAGCGAGGGGTCAGCAGATGAGGCATACGTTACTGCCGATGAAGGAGGGCAATTTTCAGATAGCTGTTATTTTACCGCTGAAGAATATTTAGAAGAGCAAACAAAGAAACCAAAAAAAGAGAAAAAGGAAGAGAAAAAAGCCAGTAAAAACTACTGCCTGATGACACTGTAG
- a CDS encoding DUF1601 domain-containing protein produces the protein MMDRGGAGISWQCATSGNDYQQPDDRTDSAKSGRYWHGSVRQVNAPLAYIQKRNEYRASDGFSANHAKKHSIKPVHDFNALITQERMDYLLSISARYSDRYDGKKHSQFATVIKQYTSASRRPLHHSEQRQLIPLLHNFKATSGWTWRSLTTTLHSFTSAGVFTPHKYMSEGSKETQKALLSTLLVAVIRKCNQKTETSDIDAQGSTNLLWAVAKLVDNGLELEKTPRLKEAVAALLPKVKTKAESKEEEKDHFTPQHIANLLWAVAKLVDNGLELEKTPKLNEAVAALLPHVKTKAESIEGKDHFNTQGTANLLWAMAKMVDNGLEKTPKLNEAVAALLPHVKTKAESKEEKDHFNPQEVANLVWAVAKLVDNGLKLKKISKLNEVIAALFSQVKTKAESKEEKDHFNPQEVTNLLWAVAKLVDNGLELERTPKLNEAVAALLPHVKTKAESKEEKDLFKPQEVANLVWAVAKLVDNGLELKKISKLNEAVTTLLPYVTTKAELTEEKDHFKPQEVANLMWAVAKLVDNGLALMKAPKLKESVAALLSHVKTKAESTAEKDHFKPQEVANLLWALAKLVDNGLELENTAMLKEAVAALLLDVKTKAESKEEKDHFNTQGIANLLWALAKLVDNGLELEKTAKLKETLAVLLYHVKTKAESTEERDHFNTQGTVNLLWAMAKLGEAIELNLVKSMFNSLADRVSENPQLSQQDISIFLWGFMVFCARFYLYFGRDNKNPLEKHIGELFSRLENTSPSNNIEDLSIIAMAASWLGRACPVVPHYQTIISQSQSTFCEQLRSSLPSVKIEEEKSLNSLPPVDLLLPDYNTVIDVQGPYHYVSGDFKIRNGSTLLKIALLKKSGFEVIEIPVNKLDHQDSMKIVIERIKAKLALPEAHGSVSFSSGDWAADEAYFTADEGGQFSDNCYFTAEEYLEEQINKPKKRKRKRKKPVKTATC, from the coding sequence ATGATGGACAGAGGTGGTGCTGGTATCAGTTGGCAATGCGCAACATCAGGTAATGATTATCAACAACCGGATGATCGTACCGATTCTGCAAAGAGTGGGCGATACTGGCATGGCTCAGTCAGACAGGTGAATGCGCCACTCGCCTATATCCAGAAGCGTAATGAGTATCGTGCTTCTGACGGCTTTTCTGCTAACCATGCAAAAAAACACTCAATAAAACCTGTTCATGATTTTAATGCTCTCATCACACAAGAAAGAATGGATTACCTGCTGAGCATATCTGCTCGTTATAGCGATCGCTATGATGGTAAAAAACACAGTCAATTTGCCACTGTAATCAAACAATACACTTCAGCGTCAAGACGACCTTTGCATCATAGTGAACAACGCCAACTGATACCATTGTTGCACAATTTTAAAGCTACCTCCGGGTGGACTTGGCGAAGCCTCACGACAACGCTTCATTCATTTACATCAGCGGGTGTTTTTACCCCTCATAAGTACATGAGTGAGGGAAGTAAGGAAACTCAGAAAGCTCTATTGTCAACTTTACTTGTTGCAGTAATACGTAAGTGCAACCAAAAAACTGAAACCAGTGATATTGATGCGCAAGGTAGCACCAACCTGCTGTGGGCCGTGGCGAAACTGGTGGACAACGGGCTGGAGCTGGAAAAGACACCCAGGCTCAAAGAGGCTGTGGCCGCACTGTTGCCCAAGGTGAAAACCAAAGCCGAATCAAAAGAAGAAGAGAAAGACCATTTTACCCCTCAGCATATCGCCAACCTGCTGTGGGCAGTGGCGAAATTGGTAGACAACGGGCTGGAGCTGGAGAAAACACCGAAGCTCAACGAGGCAGTAGCTGCGCTGCTGCCCCATGTGAAAACCAAAGCCGAATCAATAGAAGGGAAAGATCACTTCAACACTCAAGGTACTGCCAACCTGCTGTGGGCCATGGCAAAAATGGTGGACAATGGGCTGGAGAAAACACCGAAGCTCAACGAGGCGGTAGCCGCGCTGTTGCCCCATGTAAAAACCAAAGCCGAATCAAAAGAAGAGAAAGACCACTTCAATCCACAGGAAGTCGCCAACCTGGTGTGGGCCGTGGCGAAACTGGTGGACAATGGGCTGAAGCTAAAGAAGATATCGAAGCTCAACGAGGTTATCGCCGCGCTGTTTTCCCAGGTAAAAACCAAAGCCGAATCAAAAGAAGAGAAAGACCACTTCAATCCACAGGAAGTCACCAACTTGCTGTGGGCCGTGGCGAAACTGGTGGATAACGGGCTGGAACTGGAGAGGACACCGAAGCTCAACGAGGCGGTAGCCGCGCTGTTGCCCCATGTAAAAACCAAAGCCGAATCAAAAGAAGAGAAAGACCTCTTCAAGCCACAGGAAGTCGCCAACCTGGTGTGGGCCGTGGCGAAACTGGTGGACAATGGGCTGGAGCTGAAGAAGATATCGAAGCTCAACGAGGCTGTGACCACGCTGTTGCCCTATGTGACAACCAAAGCCGAATTAACAGAAGAAAAAGACCACTTCAAGCCACAGGAAGTCGCCAACCTGATGTGGGCCGTGGCGAAACTGGTGGACAATGGACTGGCGCTGATGAAGGCACCGAAGCTCAAAGAGTCCGTGGCCGCGCTGTTGTCCCATGTGAAAACCAAAGCCGAATCAACAGCAGAGAAAGACCACTTCAAGCCACAGGAAGTCGCCAACCTGCTGTGGGCCCTGGCAAAACTGGTGGATAATGGTTTGGAGCTGGAGAACACAGCAATGCTCAAAGAGGCCGTGGCCGCGCTGCTGCTCGATGTGAAAACCAAAGCCGAATCAAAAGAAGAGAAAGACCACTTTAACACTCAAGGTATCGCCAACCTGCTGTGGGCCTTGGCAAAACTGGTGGACAACGGGCTGGAGCTCGAGAAGACAGCGAAGCTCAAAGAGACCCTGGCCGTGCTGTTGTACCATGTAAAAACCAAAGCCGAATCAACAGAAGAGAGAGATCACTTCAATACTCAAGGTACCGTCAACCTGCTGTGGGCCATGGCAAAACTGGGTGAGGCCATTGAGCTGAACCTGGTTAAATCTATGTTCAATTCTCTTGCCGACAGAGTCAGTGAAAACCCTCAGCTCTCTCAGCAAGATATATCAATCTTTCTCTGGGGATTCATGGTATTCTGTGCCAGGTTTTATCTGTACTTTGGTAGAGATAATAAAAACCCGCTTGAAAAGCACATAGGTGAACTGTTTTCTCGCCTTGAAAATACATCCCCAAGCAATAATATAGAGGATCTTTCCATCATTGCCATGGCCGCCAGTTGGCTTGGTAGAGCATGTCCGGTGGTGCCCCATTACCAGACAATCATTTCACAATCTCAATCCACCTTCTGCGAGCAACTCCGATCGAGCCTTCCGTCTGTGAAGATTGAAGAAGAAAAGAGTCTGAACTCACTACCTCCGGTTGACCTGCTACTGCCAGATTACAACACGGTGATCGACGTTCAGGGACCTTATCATTACGTGAGTGGTGATTTCAAAATCAGGAATGGTTCGACTTTGCTGAAAATAGCCCTGCTGAAAAAATCAGGATTTGAGGTCATTGAAATCCCGGTGAACAAGCTTGATCACCAGGATTCAATGAAAATAGTTATTGAGCGAATAAAGGCAAAGTTAGCCCTGCCAGAGGCTCATGGCTCTGTGTCATTTAGCAGCGGCGACTGGGCGGCAGATGAGGCATATTTTACTGCTGATGAAGGAGGGCAATTTTCAGATAACTGTTATTTTACCGCTGAAGAATATTTAGAAGAGCAAATAAATAAACCCAAAAAGAGAAAAAGGAAGAGAAAAAAGCCAGTAAAAACTGCTACCTGTTGA